A window of the Vibrio ostreae genome harbors these coding sequences:
- a CDS encoding GGDEF domain-containing protein has product MRFSRVVIFLAIVSTLILTATAAYYSQRYQVIKQASIIEIAQSGLNQLTYSEREFANSQEQLFSVVDLLGDGQLTADFALDPSEHNKNQLESMFVSVLKSQKCYNHIRFVDNQGIEKLRVDYYPHTHSAQSTEDRHDHSQSGFFRYAQTLAADDIGIWSSQHALGPDVDLTLPSIQVIRPVSVLDKRYGYIMVSVEPWNLANRLNYVLNNELRPQLVSEQGIYLAASGRDYRDAPGQGSLRGESLAQRFPLSWNEIKQIQNGYTQEKGHLLIFTTFDLSADQKLHLVITLSPEQLEQRLQRDVDDLVKQGIFVFLLLLVFILPTLSMALHYHRRNIESKLARAALEGMSAVMISDTSHQVIKVNQEFENITGLSSERVVGRNGLKTLLSQQGIEYIMHVLELVEQAQFWQGEVEFVTPEQRHLTTIMRIQAISEAGRISYYITSLVDISEHKALENKLRELSEKDSLTHLWNRRKFEQELQAQTQLVARYPDSHDACLVLIDIDFFKRINDEQGHDAGDRVIAQVADLLVSQLRTTDFISRIGGEEFAVIMPHTAIDEAQAVVERLRHAVDLDQSLTVTISAGITDLNQDSTRSYKCADIALYESKTLGRNRVSLCYSCDDIA; this is encoded by the coding sequence ATGAGATTTTCAAGAGTAGTGATCTTTCTTGCGATTGTCAGCACCCTGATTTTGACCGCAACGGCCGCATACTACTCCCAGCGCTACCAGGTAATCAAGCAAGCATCCATTATTGAGATCGCTCAGAGCGGCCTGAATCAACTGACCTACAGTGAGCGTGAATTTGCCAACAGTCAGGAGCAGCTGTTCTCTGTGGTTGACCTGCTCGGCGACGGCCAGCTGACGGCCGATTTTGCGCTTGACCCGAGCGAACACAATAAGAACCAACTGGAAAGTATGTTCGTCTCTGTGCTCAAGAGCCAGAAGTGCTACAATCATATCCGTTTCGTTGACAATCAAGGCATCGAAAAACTGCGGGTCGATTATTATCCGCATACCCATTCTGCGCAAAGTACGGAAGACCGCCACGATCACTCACAGAGCGGATTCTTTCGCTACGCTCAAACCCTCGCCGCCGATGATATTGGTATCTGGAGTTCACAGCACGCGCTGGGGCCGGATGTTGACTTAACCTTACCGTCTATTCAGGTCATTAGACCGGTATCGGTACTGGATAAGCGCTATGGCTACATCATGGTCAGTGTCGAACCTTGGAATCTGGCCAACCGGCTCAATTATGTACTAAATAACGAACTGCGGCCGCAGCTGGTTTCTGAGCAGGGGATCTATTTGGCCGCCTCAGGACGTGATTACCGAGATGCGCCGGGGCAAGGCTCCCTGCGCGGAGAAAGTCTGGCGCAGCGTTTTCCGCTCAGCTGGAATGAAATCAAGCAGATACAAAATGGCTATACCCAGGAAAAAGGCCATCTGCTGATTTTTACCACCTTTGATCTCTCCGCAGACCAAAAGCTGCATCTGGTGATCACCTTGTCGCCTGAGCAATTGGAACAGCGTCTGCAACGGGATGTGGATGATCTGGTTAAGCAGGGGATATTCGTGTTTCTGCTGTTGCTGGTGTTTATCCTGCCGACCTTGTCGATGGCGCTGCATTACCATCGCCGTAACATTGAAAGCAAACTGGCGCGCGCGGCTCTGGAGGGGATGTCGGCGGTGATGATCTCCGATACCTCGCACCAGGTCATCAAGGTCAATCAGGAGTTCGAGAACATCACCGGCCTCAGCAGTGAGCGGGTTGTCGGCCGCAACGGCCTGAAAACACTGCTGTCTCAGCAGGGTATCGAGTATATAATGCATGTGCTGGAACTGGTCGAGCAGGCCCAGTTCTGGCAGGGCGAAGTGGAATTTGTCACCCCGGAGCAGCGCCATCTGACCACCATCATGCGCATCCAGGCTATCTCCGAAGCCGGACGCATCAGTTATTACATAACTTCACTGGTGGATATTTCCGAGCACAAAGCACTGGAAAATAAGCTGCGTGAATTGAGTGAGAAGGACTCGCTGACCCATTTGTGGAACCGGCGTAAATTTGAGCAGGAGTTGCAGGCTCAGACTCAGCTGGTGGCGCGTTATCCCGACAGCCACGATGCTTGTCTGGTGCTGATTGATATCGACTTTTTCAAACGGATTAATGATGAGCAGGGGCATGACGCCGGTGACCGGGTCATCGCGCAGGTCGCCGACCTTCTGGTGAGCCAGTTACGCACCACCGACTTTATCAGCCGGATCGGCGGTGAGGAATTTGCTGTGATTATGCCGCATACGGCTATCGATGAAGCGCAGGCGGTGGTCGAGCGTCTGCGCCATGCGGTTGACCTAGACCAAAGTCTAACCGTGACCATCAGTGCCGGAATTACCGACTTGAATCAGGACAGCACCCGTTCCTATAAATGCGCCGATATTGCCTTGTATGAGTCTAAAACTCTGGGGCGTAACCGGGTTTCCCTCTGTTATAGCTGTGATGATATCGCATAA
- a CDS encoding oxidative stress defense protein produces MKWIAQLALVFCSVTSLSVLAQTPDFPHLVTTGYGEVEAQPDMAQFSVQVVETTMNAEQAKAAVDKVVAQFTDRLAESGVERKQIASSNLFVAPQYHYPQSGQPELVGYRASRNVTVEVGEIANLNQYLDIALAAGINQVDNIQLKVSDPAKYQMQARMAAIEDAKLKAQSVAKGFERHLGAIWQVEYNDANQQPVLMRSMNMSEKRAISDTYQDSVLTIRDRVQVIYRLEE; encoded by the coding sequence ATGAAATGGATCGCCCAGCTAGCGTTAGTGTTTTGCAGTGTGACATCACTGAGTGTGCTTGCACAAACTCCGGATTTTCCTCATCTGGTGACCACAGGGTATGGTGAAGTCGAGGCTCAGCCTGACATGGCGCAGTTCTCGGTGCAGGTGGTGGAAACCACGATGAATGCCGAGCAGGCCAAAGCTGCGGTGGACAAGGTGGTGGCGCAGTTTACCGACCGCCTGGCCGAATCTGGCGTGGAGCGTAAGCAGATTGCCAGCTCCAACCTGTTTGTTGCGCCGCAGTATCATTATCCGCAATCGGGCCAGCCGGAACTGGTCGGCTACCGTGCGTCGCGTAATGTAACGGTTGAAGTCGGCGAGATCGCCAATCTGAATCAGTATCTCGATATTGCTCTGGCTGCGGGTATCAACCAGGTGGATAACATTCAGCTCAAAGTCAGTGATCCGGCTAAATATCAGATGCAGGCGCGTATGGCCGCGATTGAGGATGCCAAACTTAAGGCACAATCAGTGGCAAAAGGTTTTGAGCGTCATCTCGGTGCTATCTGGCAGGTGGAATATAACGATGCCAATCAGCAACCGGTACTGATGCGCAGCATGAACATGAGCGAAAAGCGCGCCATCAGTGATACCTATCAGGACTCAGTGCTGACTATCCGCGATCGGGTCCAGGTTATCTATCGTCTGGAGGAGTAG
- a CDS encoding LysR family transcriptional regulator ArgP — MRGLDYRWIEALDEIIAQRSFEKAADVLCISQSAVSQRIKQLEKWLAQPVLVREQPPRVTPAGQKLLGLYRQVCILEQEILPDLSGDDSDKTVSVSIATNADSLATWLIPALAPLVEQSNIQLNLLVDDEHRTIEKLKNGEVVAAISQSAKSIPGCEAVLLGDMPYLCVCAPGFYQRYFPAGVSGAALESAPSIAFDPNDYVNERFVRKSLGYEMQSPVKHSVGSSEACVKGALAGIGFAMIPEIQIRAELEQGLLVEILPGMRIDQKLYWHHWQLESGILKRLSRDIIRVAQRVLPQSI, encoded by the coding sequence ATGCGCGGATTGGATTATCGCTGGATAGAAGCCCTGGATGAGATCATCGCTCAGCGCAGTTTTGAAAAAGCCGCCGACGTACTGTGTATCTCGCAGTCGGCGGTATCACAACGGATTAAGCAGCTGGAAAAGTGGCTGGCGCAGCCGGTGCTGGTGCGCGAGCAACCACCACGCGTCACACCGGCCGGACAGAAGTTGCTCGGTTTATATCGTCAGGTATGCATTCTGGAACAGGAAATTCTGCCGGATCTGAGTGGTGATGACAGCGACAAAACCGTCTCAGTCTCCATTGCTACCAATGCAGACAGTCTGGCGACCTGGCTGATCCCGGCGCTGGCACCGTTGGTTGAGCAGAGCAATATCCAGCTTAACCTGCTGGTCGATGACGAGCACCGCACGATAGAAAAACTCAAAAACGGCGAGGTGGTCGCTGCCATCAGTCAGTCGGCTAAATCGATCCCCGGCTGTGAAGCGGTGCTGCTTGGCGATATGCCTTATCTGTGTGTCTGTGCGCCGGGATTTTATCAGCGCTATTTCCCGGCTGGCGTGAGCGGCGCAGCACTGGAAAGCGCCCCTTCAATCGCGTTTGATCCCAATGATTATGTCAACGAGCGCTTTGTGCGTAAGTCGCTGGGCTATGAGATGCAAAGTCCGGTTAAGCACAGTGTCGGCAGTTCTGAGGCGTGTGTGAAAGGCGCGCTGGCCGGGATCGGGTTTGCCATGATCCCGGAAATTCAGATTCGCGCTGAGCTGGAGCAGGGGCTGTTGGTGGAGATCTTGCCGGGTATGCGCATCGATCAAAAGCTGTACTGGCATCACTGGCAGCTGGAGAGTGGCATTCTGAAGCGTCTGTCGCGCGACATTATCCGCGTGGCGCAGCGTGTTTTGCCGCAATCAATATAG
- a CDS encoding LysE/ArgO family amino acid transporter — MNLWILLQGFGFGATMIIPIGAQNAFVLNQGIKRNHHLTTATLCSFLDIFFISLGIFGGGAILTQNEWLLALVTLGGILFLIFYGIQSLKSAFDQQQASNDKQAMLRGRRAVILGTLAVTVLNPHLYLDTIVILGSIGGQFEGSDRLSFAIGTILASFVWFYSLSIGAAKLAPTLSKPKVKKIIDLVVAAVMFLIAFTLGHNLQWPV; from the coding sequence ATGAACTTATGGATTTTACTGCAGGGCTTTGGTTTCGGCGCGACCATGATTATTCCGATCGGGGCTCAGAATGCGTTTGTGCTTAATCAGGGCATTAAGCGCAACCATCATCTCACCACCGCCACCCTGTGCAGCTTTTTAGACATCTTTTTTATCTCACTGGGGATCTTTGGCGGCGGCGCAATTCTGACTCAAAATGAATGGTTGCTGGCGCTGGTGACCCTGGGCGGCATTCTGTTTCTGATTTTCTATGGTATCCAGTCGCTGAAAAGCGCCTTTGACCAGCAGCAGGCAAGCAACGATAAGCAGGCGATGCTGCGCGGTCGCCGGGCGGTGATTCTTGGCACCCTGGCCGTGACCGTGCTCAACCCGCACCTGTATCTGGATACGATTGTGATTCTGGGATCGATTGGCGGCCAGTTTGAAGGCAGCGACCGGCTTTCCTTTGCCATCGGTACCATACTGGCCTCATTCGTGTGGTTCTATTCACTCTCCATCGGCGCGGCAAAACTGGCCCCGACGCTGTCCAAACCTAAGGTGAAAAAGATCATCGATCTGGTGGTGGCCGCAGTGATGTTTCTCATCGCCTTTACGCTCGGCCATAACCTGCAGTGGCCGGTTTAA
- the mscS gene encoding small-conductance mechanosensitive channel MscS — MAGESSSVDIPIVDSLGQVNTWLTNNSDLLIQYGVNIISALLILFIGNIIVKVIAGSVSKVLQKKQMDKAVVQFIYGLVRYLLFVIVLIAALGRIGVQTASVVAVIGAAGLAIGLALQGSLSNFAAGVLIVAFRPFKSGDYVEVAGVAGSVDSIHIFQTILKTPDNKMIVLPNSSVIGDSIVNYSRYDTRRVDMLIGVSYKADLKKTKEVLRKVVESDPRVLKDPAVNIAVHTLADSSVNLIVRPWVNSADYWPVYWDLTQAIKEALDENGIEIPFPQMDVHLNKLD; from the coding sequence ATGGCTGGTGAATCGAGCAGTGTAGACATACCAATTGTCGATAGTCTGGGTCAGGTCAATACCTGGCTGACCAATAACTCGGATCTGTTGATCCAATACGGCGTGAATATTATCTCTGCGCTGCTGATCTTGTTTATCGGTAATATCATCGTCAAGGTGATTGCCGGCAGCGTGTCCAAAGTACTGCAGAAGAAACAGATGGACAAAGCCGTGGTGCAGTTCATCTACGGTCTGGTGCGTTACCTGCTGTTTGTCATCGTATTGATTGCGGCGCTGGGCCGCATCGGGGTGCAGACGGCATCTGTGGTCGCGGTTATCGGTGCGGCCGGTCTGGCGATTGGCCTGGCTCTGCAAGGCTCGCTGTCTAACTTCGCCGCTGGTGTACTGATCGTGGCATTCCGTCCGTTCAAATCCGGTGACTACGTCGAAGTGGCTGGCGTGGCCGGTTCAGTGGATTCTATCCATATTTTCCAGACCATTCTGAAAACGCCGGATAACAAGATGATCGTACTGCCGAACTCATCTGTGATTGGCGACTCGATTGTCAACTACTCACGCTACGACACCCGCCGGGTGGATATGCTGATTGGCGTATCGTACAAAGCGGATCTGAAAAAGACCAAAGAAGTGCTGCGTAAAGTGGTGGAAAGTGACCCGCGCGTACTGAAAGATCCGGCGGTCAATATTGCCGTGCATACGCTGGCAGATTCATCGGTCAACCTGATTGTGCGCCCTTGGGTGAACAGTGCCGATTACTGGCCGGTCTACTGGGATCTGACTCAGGCAATTAAAGAAGCGCTGGATGAAAACGGTATCGAGATCCCATTCCCGCAAATGGATGTGCATCTCAACAAGCTGGACTAA
- the fbaA gene encoding class II fructose-bisphosphate aldolase, translated as MSKIFDFVKPGVISGDDVQKVFEIAKANKFALPAVNCIGSDSVNAVLEAAAKVKSPVIVQFSNGGAGFFAGKGLKLEGQQTQILGAIAGAKHVHTVAESYGVPVILHTDHAAKKLLPWIDGLLDAGEKHFAETGKPLFSSHMIDLSEESLEENIEISAKYLERMAKMNMTLEIELGCTGGEEDGVDNSDMDASELYTSPEDVAYAYEKLSAISHRFTIAASFGNVHGVYKPGNVVLTPTILRDSQKYVSEKFNLPENSLNFVFHGGSGSSLEEIRESIGYGVIKMNIDTDTQWACWDGIREYEAANHDYLQGQIGNPTGEDAPNKKYYDPRVWLRAGQASMVTRLEQAFSDLNSVDVL; from the coding sequence ATGTCTAAGATCTTCGATTTCGTTAAACCAGGTGTGATCTCTGGCGACGACGTTCAGAAAGTATTTGAAATTGCTAAAGCAAACAAATTTGCTCTGCCAGCAGTAAACTGTATCGGTTCTGATTCTGTAAACGCAGTACTGGAAGCAGCAGCGAAAGTTAAATCTCCGGTTATCGTGCAGTTCTCTAACGGCGGCGCGGGTTTCTTTGCTGGTAAAGGTCTGAAACTTGAAGGTCAGCAAACTCAAATCCTGGGTGCGATCGCGGGTGCAAAACACGTTCACACTGTTGCAGAATCTTACGGCGTGCCTGTCATCCTGCACACTGACCACGCAGCGAAAAAACTGCTGCCATGGATCGACGGTCTGCTGGACGCGGGTGAAAAACACTTCGCAGAAACCGGTAAGCCACTGTTTTCTTCTCACATGATCGACCTGTCTGAAGAGTCTCTGGAAGAAAACATCGAGATCTCAGCGAAATACCTTGAGCGCATGGCGAAAATGAACATGACTCTGGAAATCGAACTGGGTTGTACCGGTGGTGAAGAAGACGGCGTTGATAACTCTGACATGGACGCATCTGAGCTGTACACTTCTCCGGAAGACGTGGCATACGCTTACGAAAAACTGAGCGCAATCAGCCACCGTTTCACTATCGCAGCCTCTTTCGGTAACGTACACGGCGTTTACAAACCAGGTAACGTTGTACTGACTCCAACTATCCTGCGTGATTCTCAAAAATACGTTTCTGAGAAATTCAACCTGCCAGAAAACTCACTGAACTTCGTATTCCACGGTGGTTCAGGTTCTTCTCTGGAAGAAATCCGCGAATCTATCGGCTACGGTGTTATCAAAATGAACATCGATACTGATACTCAGTGGGCATGTTGGGATGGTATCCGTGAATACGAAGCGGCTAACCACGATTACCTGCAAGGTCAAATCGGTAACCCGACTGGTGAAGATGCACCAAACAAGAAATACTACGATCCACGCGTATGGCTGCGTGCTGGTCAAGCTTCAATGGTAACTCGCCTGGAGCAAGCATTCTCTGACCTGAACTCAGTTGACGTACTGTAA
- a CDS encoding phosphoglycerate kinase — protein sequence MSVIKMTDLDLAGKRVFIRADLNVPVKDGKVTSDARILASLPTIKHCLEAGAKVMVTSHLGRPTEGEYAEEFSLQPVVNYLNDALDCEVKLAKEYLEGLELNAGELVVLENVRFNKGEKKNEEELSKKYAALCDVFVMDAFGTAHRAQASTHGVGMFAPVACAGPLLANELDALGKAMDNPARPMVAIVGGSKVSTKLTVLESLSKIADQLVVGGGIANTFIAAAGHNVGKSLYEADLVDTAKKLMDECAIPVATDVACAKAFDENAEAEIKNVADVQDDDMIFDLGPDSTAQLAEILKNAKTILWNGPVGVFEFKNFEAGTRGISEAIAASEGFSVAGGGDTLAAIDKFGIKADVSYISTGGGAFLEFVEGKVLPAVEMLEARAKA from the coding sequence ATGTCTGTAATCAAGATGACTGACCTGGATCTGGCAGGTAAACGCGTATTTATCCGTGCTGACCTGAACGTACCAGTAAAAGATGGCAAAGTGACTTCTGATGCACGTATCCTGGCATCACTACCAACGATCAAGCACTGCCTGGAAGCTGGCGCGAAAGTAATGGTGACATCTCACCTGGGTCGTCCTACTGAAGGCGAATACGCAGAAGAGTTCTCTCTACAGCCTGTTGTGAACTACCTGAACGACGCGCTGGACTGCGAAGTGAAACTGGCGAAAGAGTACCTGGAAGGTCTGGAACTGAACGCTGGTGAACTGGTTGTTCTGGAAAACGTTCGTTTCAACAAAGGCGAAAAGAAAAATGAAGAAGAGCTGTCTAAGAAATACGCAGCATTGTGTGACGTATTCGTAATGGACGCTTTCGGTACCGCGCACCGTGCACAAGCTTCAACTCACGGCGTGGGCATGTTTGCTCCTGTTGCATGTGCAGGTCCTCTGCTGGCGAACGAACTGGATGCACTGGGTAAAGCCATGGACAATCCAGCTCGCCCAATGGTTGCTATCGTTGGCGGCTCTAAAGTATCGACCAAACTGACGGTACTTGAATCACTGTCGAAAATCGCTGACCAACTGGTTGTTGGCGGTGGTATCGCCAACACCTTCATCGCAGCAGCAGGCCACAACGTAGGTAAGTCTCTGTACGAAGCTGACCTGGTTGACACGGCTAAGAAACTGATGGACGAGTGTGCCATTCCGGTTGCGACTGACGTGGCGTGTGCCAAAGCCTTCGATGAAAACGCAGAAGCGGAAATCAAAAACGTGGCTGACGTTCAGGACGACGACATGATCTTCGACCTGGGCCCGGATTCAACGGCGCAACTGGCTGAAATCCTGAAAAACGCGAAAACTATCCTGTGGAACGGCCCGGTAGGCGTATTCGAGTTCAAGAACTTCGAAGCCGGTACCCGTGGCATTTCAGAAGCGATTGCAGCGTCTGAAGGCTTCTCTGTTGCCGGTGGTGGTGACACACTGGCTGCGATCGACAAGTTCGGCATCAAAGCAGACGTTTCATACATCTCAACCGGCGGCGGCGCTTTCCTTGAGTTTGTAGAAGGTAAAGTTCTGCCTGCAGTTGAAATGCTGGAAGCACGCGCTAAAGCGTAA
- a CDS encoding siderophore ABC transporter substrate-binding protein: MKILAVGLAVVASVLSFIQPALAFPLTVQHKQGTTTVEQAPQRVAVFDLATLDTMNALGVSAAGVPDTFMPQYLSHYSGDDVTKIGDLFKPDYDALKQLQPDLIIVAGRSSRAYEELSKLAPTLDLSIDAGHFVQGMQHNLALLGTLFNQQEKAQQLSVEFNNKLHSLHAQAAKQGPVLVLFTINGHVMLHAPGERFGMLYDLTGLKSVVPAVEAAEPKPRAKPGSEEAKQQQAERQQRLDAALAENPSWLFVLDRGAATGGEGKAVDTLSAMDKITATTAWQKDQVYYLNPKEWYLALGGYQSVVKTLNDLSSRFEQ; this comes from the coding sequence ATGAAAATATTGGCAGTTGGCCTGGCGGTAGTCGCCAGCGTATTGAGTTTTATCCAGCCTGCGCTGGCGTTTCCGCTGACCGTGCAGCACAAGCAGGGCACGACGACCGTTGAGCAGGCACCGCAGCGTGTGGCTGTGTTTGACCTGGCAACCCTGGATACCATGAATGCCCTGGGTGTCAGCGCCGCGGGCGTGCCGGACACTTTTATGCCGCAATACCTCAGCCACTACTCAGGAGACGACGTCACTAAAATCGGCGATCTGTTCAAGCCCGATTACGATGCGCTGAAACAGCTGCAGCCGGACTTAATCATCGTTGCCGGCCGTTCGTCACGTGCTTACGAGGAGCTGAGCAAACTGGCGCCGACACTGGATCTGAGCATTGATGCTGGCCACTTCGTGCAAGGCATGCAGCATAATCTGGCACTGCTCGGCACCCTGTTCAACCAGCAGGAAAAAGCGCAGCAACTGAGTGTCGAATTCAATAACAAACTGCACAGCCTGCATGCGCAAGCGGCCAAACAAGGCCCGGTACTGGTGCTGTTTACCATTAACGGCCATGTGATGTTGCATGCGCCGGGTGAGCGTTTTGGTATGCTGTATGACCTGACCGGCCTCAAATCTGTGGTACCGGCCGTGGAAGCGGCAGAGCCGAAACCACGTGCCAAACCAGGCTCAGAAGAAGCCAAGCAGCAACAGGCTGAGCGTCAGCAGCGTCTGGATGCGGCCCTGGCTGAAAACCCTAGCTGGCTGTTTGTGCTGGATCGCGGCGCGGCGACCGGTGGTGAAGGTAAAGCGGTGGATACTCTGTCAGCAATGGACAAGATCACCGCGACGACGGCATGGCAAAAAGATCAGGTTTACTACCTCAACCCGAAAGAGTGGTACCTGGCCCTGGGCGGCTATCAGAGTGTAGTCAAAACCCTCAACGATCTGAGCAGTCGTTTTGAGCAGTAA